The genomic segment TATGCGCCGCGGGGTTGCCGTCGCTGGACGCGGGCACTACCCGACGGTAGCCGCCGGGGGTGACAGTCTCGCTGTCAGCTAGCCGTCACCCGTCCCTCATGCCCGAGAAGCCACTTCTTCACGTCCAGCCCCCAGCGGTAGCCGCCGAGTGAGCCGTCGGTACGCAGCACCCGGTGGCAGGGGACGAACAACGCGGCGGCGTTGCGCGCGCAGGCAGCCGCGGCGGCCCGGATCGCAGCCGGCCGCCCGGCCAGCGCGGCGAACGCGGTGTAGGTGACCGGGTCGCCGGGCTTGACGTCGCGCAGCACCTGCCAGGCGTGCGTCAGGAAGGGCCCGCCGGTGTGCTGCTCGACGGCGATCGCGTCGATGGCGGCCAGGTCACCGTCCAGGTAGGCCCGGACGGCGGTGGTCACCGGACCGAGGTCGGCCCGTTCCCGCAGGTCGCCGCGCAGTCTCGGGTGGATCAGCGGCAGCAGGGCCGCCGGTTCGGCGGTGAAGCCCGCCGCGCGTACCGCGCCGGCCGGGCCGGTGAGCACGCTCAACGGGCCGGCGGGAGTGTCGATGACGGTGCTGTCCACAGTGTTCATGCTGCTCTCCAGAGTCGGATCGTCGCGTACGACCGCCAGGGACGCCAGCGGTCGGCGTACGCGGTCAGGGTCTTCGGGTCGTCGGACAGGCCGAGCGCGGCTGCGCCGCGGCGTACGCCCAGGTCGGTGGTGAGGGCGACATCGGGGTCGCCGAGTGCGCGCATGGCCAGGTAGCCGGTGGTCCACGGGCCGATGCCGGGCAGCGCGGCCAGTCGCCGGACCGCCTCCTCCCGGTCGCCCCCGGGTTCCAGGTCGAGTTCGCCGTCGGCGACGGCGCGGGCCAGCGCCCGGATCGTCTCCCGGCGTGCCGCCGGCATCCGGAACGCCGCGTCCGGCGCCGCGAGCACCTGCGCCGGGCCGGGGAACGCCACCAGGCCGTCCGCCGGATCGTCGGTGCCCGCACCCCCGGTGGATCGGGTGGCGGCCAGCAGGCGGGTGAGCGTGGTCCGTGCCGAGGTCAGCGAGACCTGCTGGGTGGCGACGGCACGGACGGCCAGCTCGAACCCGTCGACCGCGTGCGGGAGCCGGACGCCCGGCTCGGCCGCGACGGCCGGGGCCAGCGCGGGGTCGTCGGCCAGGGTGGCGTCCACCGCGACCGGGTCGGCGTCCAGGTCGAGCAGGCGGCGGCAGCGGGCCACCGCGGGGGCCAGGTCACGCATGTCGGCCAGCCGCAGCGTGGCGGCCACGTGGCCGTCGGCAGGGGTCAGCGCCACCGTGGCGGGACCGTGCGGCAGGCGCAGCCCGCGGTGGTAGGTGCCGTCGCGGACCACCTCGACGTCGGGCAGCGCGCGCAGCGCGAGGAAGTCCAGCAGCGCGCCCGCGTGCAGCGGGGGCCGGTATGCCAGCCGCAGCGAGAGCGTGCCCGCCCCGGTGGTCGCGGCCGGGCTGCGGCGCCCGACCCGCAGCTCGGACGGGGTGCCGCCGTAGACCTCGCGAACCGTGTCGTTGAACTGCCGGACGCTGCCGAACCCGGCGGCGAAGGCCACCTCGGCGAGGCCGAGACCGGTGGTCTCGATCAGGATCCGGGCGGTCTGCGCGCGCTGGGCGCGGGCCAGCGCCAGCGGGCCGGCGCCCAGCTCGGCCCGGAGCATCCGGTGCAGGTGCCGCTCGGTGTAGCCCAGCCGGGTGGCCAGCCCGGGCACCCCGTCGCGGTCGACCACGCCGTCGGCGATCAGCCGCATGGCGCGGCCGACCAGGTCGGCTCGGACGTCCCACTGGGGCGAGCCGGGCGCCGCGTCCGGCCGGCACCGGCGGCACGCCCGAAGCCCGGCCCCCTGCGCGGCGGCTGCGGACGGGAAGAACCGGACGTTGCGCCGTTTCGGTGTCATCGCCGGACAGGACGGCCGGCAGTAGATCCCGGTCGACGTCACGCCGGTGTAGAACCAGCCGTCGAACCGCGGGTCGCGGCTGTCGACGGCTCGGTAGCACCGCTCGAAGTCCAGTTCCATGCCACGATCCTGCCCTGCAGCTCCGACGCTCGGCTGGCGGGATTCGGACATCACGTGCGGCAGTCGCGCCAGCTCGGGGAAGTGGCGGTGTCAACGGTCCCGGGATGCAGCCACCTCGCCGAGGTGGCGTGGATCATGGACGGCGGACCCGAGAAAGTGTCGTAAGTGGTCGGTACCGTCCCGCCACCAACTCAAGAAAAGGTGCGGGGCATGGTGAGCGTGGCCGGGCGGGGTGTCCGCTGATGCGATCGGGGCGAGCACCGCTTGACGCCGCGGTGGTGGAGGGCTTCTACGAGCGGATGCGGGTGGTGGCGCCGGCCGCCTACGGCGCGATCGAGCGTGACCGGGCCGGTGACCCCGGTCGCCCCTTCGCGGACACCGCTTGCGGCCGGCTGGCCGGCTCCCTCGACCCCGACGGGCTGCGCGCGCTCGGCATGTGGGCCCACCACTGGTGCATGCGCTTCTACGACGACGACACCCGGGTCGGCCTGCGACTGGTCCGCGAGATCGCCGCCCGGTCCGGCCTCGGCTGGACCGCCGACGAGGTGCGGTGGTTGCTCGACCGGTCGTACGCGGCCGGGCCCGCCGCCGCGCACCGGTTCACGCTTCCGCTCGCGGCAGCGGCGCAACTACCGGCCGGTGCGCTGCCCGAGGGCGTCGCCGCCGAGGCGTGGCCGGACGACTGGCGCCGGCTGCGGGCCGGCTGAGCGCCGGGTGGGATCGCTGTCCGGTCCGGCATCTGGGCCAGCACCATCGCCCCCACCGCCACCGCGAAACCGGTGAGCTGGACCGGGTCCAGCGCCTCACCGAGCACCACCCAGCCGAGCGCCGCGGCGGTGAGCGGGCTCAGCGCGCCGAGCACCGACACGCGGGAGACAGGCAGTCGTGCCGCGCCCCGGAACCACAGCACGTACGCCAGGGCGGTGCCGGCCAGCCCGAGCCACGCGTACCCGAGAAGGGCCGGCCCGTCGGGCACTGGTGGCGCGGCCTCGACGGCGGCGGCGACCGGCACGATCATCAGGCCCCCGGCGACGAGCTGCCAGCTCGTCGCGGCCAGGACGCCCACGCCGGGCGGCCGGCCCCAGCGGCGGGTGAGCACCAGCCCGGCGGCCATCGCCACGGCCCCGGCCAGTCCGGCGGCGACGCCGAGCGGGTCGAGGCCGGCGCCCGGGCGCAGCACCACGAGGGCGACGCCGAGCGGGGCGGCCACGGCGGCGGCCAGCGCCGGCCGGGTGGGGCGGTCGCGGAGCAGCGCGACGGTCAGCACCGCCACCAGCAGCGGCTGCGCGGCGCCGAGAACGGCGGCGGTGCCGCCGGGTAGGCGGTACGCGGCGAGGAACAGCAGCGGGAAGAACACCCCGATGTTGAGCGCGCCGAGCACGGCGGCGCGCCCCCACCAGAGGCCGTGTGGTCGCCTGCGGGTCAGGGCGAGCAGCAGCAGGCCGGCCGGCAGGGCGCGGATCGCCCCGGCCCAGAGCGGCCGGTCCGGGGGCAGGAGTTCGGCGGTGACCAGGTACGTGGTGCCCCAGGTGATCGGTGCGGCGGCGGTGAGCGCGACGTCGGTCCAGCGGGGGTTCATGTCGGCCTCTTTCTCAGCCCTAAGTATCTTAGCGCTAAGCTAATCAGGCCCGAGCCAAAAGGGGAAGTGGGACGTGCGGCACAATCGGCAGCCGTGACAGGCGACGAGGTGGACGCGATCGTCGAACAGTGGCGGCGGGAGCGGCCCGGCATGCGGCCCGAGCCGATGGCCGTGTTCGGCCGCATCTACCGGCTGGCCCGGCTGGTCGGCGACAGCCAGGAGAAGGTGTACGCGGGCTGGGGCATCGGCCGGGGCGAGTTCGACGTGCTCGCCGCGCTGCGGCGCTCCGGTTCGCCGTACACGCTGGCGCCGAAGGCGCTCGCCGCCTCCCTGATGCTCACCTCCGGCGGCATGACCGGGCGGCTCGACCGCCTCGAACGGGCGGGCCTGGTACGGCGCTCGCCGGACCCGGCCGACCGGCGGGCGCTGCGGGTCACCCTCACCGACACCGGCCGGCGGGTGGTCGAGGAGTCGGCCGAGGCCGGCCTCGCGGTGCAGCGGCGGATCCTCGACGCGCTGCCCCCAGCCGACCAGGACCGGCTGGCCGATCTGCTGCGCGCGTTGCTCGCGGCGGCCGAGGCCGGGCCCGCGGATCCGGCACAATGATCGGCACCGTCACCGCCCGGGAGGACAATCGTGCCCGCCACCGAACCGACGATCGTCGCCACCAGCATGGGTTTCGCCGGCCGTCGCCGCGGCCCGTGGGACGCCCGGCCCAGCGCCCTGTTCGACCTGATGGCCGACCTGGCCGGGGCCGGTGACGCGCCGCGCGTCTGCTACCTCGGCCAGGCCACCGGCGACCAGCCGACCGGCTTCACCGTCTTCTACGGCGCCTTCGCCGGCACCCGGTTCCGCGCCTCCCACCTGGCGCTCTACCCGATGCCCAACGTCGAGGACATCCGCGCCCACCTGCTCGCGCAGGACATCATCTGGGTCGGCGGCGGCAGCGTGGCGAACCTCTGCGCGGTCTGGCGGGTGCACGGCCTGCCGGAGATCCTGCACGAGTGCTGGCAGGCCGGCGTGGTGCTCGGCGGGGTCTCCGCCGGCTCGATCTGCTGGCACACCGGCGGCGCCACCGACAGCTACGGCCCGACGCTGCGGCCCTTCACCGAAGGGCTGGGCTGGCTCCCGTACGGCAACGGCGTGCACTACGACAGCGAGGAGCAGCGCCGCCCGCTGATGCACCGGCTGGTCGCCGACGGCACGCTGCCCGCGAGCCACTGCACCGACGACGGCGTGGGGCTGATCTACCGGGGCACCCGACTGGCCGAGGCGGTGGCCGACCGACCCGGCGTGGCCGCGTACGAGCTGGTCCGCGCCGAGGACGGCACCGCCCGGGAGACCCGGATCGAGCCGCGCCTGCTGTCCGCCGCGCCGCGGTGACCGGCTTCGCGTACCTGCCTGCCCGGCGGTGGCGGCGAGGCGCGTAAGCTGGTTCGTCGTGAGTCTCACCATCGGCATCGTCGGCCTGCCCAACGT from the Micromonospora sp. WMMA1947 genome contains:
- a CDS encoding methylated-DNA--[protein]-cysteine S-methyltransferase; this translates as MNTVDSTVIDTPAGPLSVLTGPAGAVRAAGFTAEPAALLPLIHPRLRGDLRERADLGPVTTAVRAYLDGDLAAIDAIAVEQHTGGPFLTHAWQVLRDVKPGDPVTYTAFAALAGRPAAIRAAAAACARNAAALFVPCHRVLRTDGSLGGYRWGLDVKKWLLGHEGRVTAS
- a CDS encoding AlkA N-terminal domain-containing protein, whose protein sequence is MELDFERCYRAVDSRDPRFDGWFYTGVTSTGIYCRPSCPAMTPKRRNVRFFPSAAAAQGAGLRACRRCRPDAAPGSPQWDVRADLVGRAMRLIADGVVDRDGVPGLATRLGYTERHLHRMLRAELGAGPLALARAQRAQTARILIETTGLGLAEVAFAAGFGSVRQFNDTVREVYGGTPSELRVGRRSPAATTGAGTLSLRLAYRPPLHAGALLDFLALRALPDVEVVRDGTYHRGLRLPHGPATVALTPADGHVAATLRLADMRDLAPAVARCRRLLDLDADPVAVDATLADDPALAPAVAAEPGVRLPHAVDGFELAVRAVATQQVSLTSARTTLTRLLAATRSTGGAGTDDPADGLVAFPGPAQVLAAPDAAFRMPAARRETIRALARAVADGELDLEPGGDREEAVRRLAALPGIGPWTTGYLAMRALGDPDVALTTDLGVRRGAAALGLSDDPKTLTAYADRWRPWRSYATIRLWRAA
- a CDS encoding MarR family transcriptional regulator; the protein is MTGDEVDAIVEQWRRERPGMRPEPMAVFGRIYRLARLVGDSQEKVYAGWGIGRGEFDVLAALRRSGSPYTLAPKALAASLMLTSGGMTGRLDRLERAGLVRRSPDPADRRALRVTLTDTGRRVVEESAEAGLAVQRRILDALPPADQDRLADLLRALLAAAEAGPADPAQ
- a CDS encoding peptidase E, translating into MPATEPTIVATSMGFAGRRRGPWDARPSALFDLMADLAGAGDAPRVCYLGQATGDQPTGFTVFYGAFAGTRFRASHLALYPMPNVEDIRAHLLAQDIIWVGGGSVANLCAVWRVHGLPEILHECWQAGVVLGGVSAGSICWHTGGATDSYGPTLRPFTEGLGWLPYGNGVHYDSEEQRRPLMHRLVADGTLPASHCTDDGVGLIYRGTRLAEAVADRPGVAAYELVRAEDGTARETRIEPRLLSAAPR